The genomic interval tactatatttggtaatatacaacaggaacaataattcctaataaaaacagggggtactgttgcgcTCTGCTTTTTCACATTTATAATAACACATGCAAGTATTTGgtttatttacgtcttaaataattttttttactgtattatatatactatatttggtaatatacaacaggaacaataattcttaataaaaacagggggtactgttgcactCTGCTTtccacatttatagtaacacatgcaagtatttggtttattttcatcttaaatatcatttttactgtattatatgtactatatttggtaatatacaACTGGAAcaataattcctaataaaaacagggggtactgttgcactCTGCTTtccacatttatagtaacacatgCAAGTATAaggcttatttatgtcttaaatgccttttttactgtattatatatgctatatttggtaatatacaACAGGAAGAATAATTCCTAATAAAACCGGGGAGTACTGTTGCACTCTGCTTtccacatttatagtaacacatgcaagtatttggtttatttacatcttaaataccttttttactgcattatatttactatatttggtaatatacaacaggaacaataattcctaataaaaacagggggtactgttgcgctctgctttttcacatttatagtaacacatgcaagtatttggtttatttacgtcttaaataatttttttactgtattatatatactatatttggtaatatacaacaggaacaataattcttaataaaaacagggggtactgttgcactCTGCTTtccacatttatagtaacacatgcaagtatttggtttattttcatcttaaatatcgtttttactgtattatatgtactatatttggtaatatacaacaggaacaataattcctaataaaaacaGGGGGTGCTGTTGCGCTCTGCTTTTTCACATTTATTGTAACACATGCAAGTATAAGGCTTATTTCCGTCTTAAAtgccttttttactgtattatatatactatattttgtaatatacaaGAGGAACAATAATTCCTAATAAATACGGGGGTACTGTTGCACTCTGCTTtccacatttatagtaacaaaTGCAAGTATAaggcttatttatgtctaaaatgctttttttactgtactatactaaatttggtaatatgagtgcaaatgcttaaagggctctaataatgtcaaaaatacatatatttaggtTTTCTGTTTCTGCATGGTGTCTGGATGTGCCAACACTGACTAACCCCACATTAGGAAGCCGAGCAGACTCACACAGACTTCAACAGTCGCACAACCACAATCATCTCAATTTTTAGCGTATTAAATGTCATGTTTAGCGGGATTTCTAGCGAACTTGTCTATTCCTGTATATTTGTCCGGGAAGTCATGCACAGCCTCTGCAAATTCAATTCAGCTGCGCGGTTCTATCAGATAAAGTGTAGACTGCAGAGCAGTACTCAGTCATGCGTTAACATCAACAGCCTTTGtcacgtttgttttttttcagacagtgttttttttttggcagcatGGAGTTTTTCTGGCTGTGTGTGTTTCACGTTACTCAGCTGGTGCACGATTTAAGATCCCTCCCTGCGTGCACACGAGAGTCCGACCAAGTCCTGGGCTACATGCTAATAGAAGATGGATATCTCAGCCGTGGAGTGTGTGTTTAATTTAAAGCGAACTACTCACAGAGCCAAGTCCCTCACGGCTGTGGGCTTCTGCATGCAACGCGGCTAAAACAGCATGATTCGAAAAAAGTCGGTAAAACACCAACCTGAGATGTTATCAGAAGCCTCGCACCAAAGGAGGGGGTGACTTGAAACCGAATCGTACACTTTCTCAGCTGGAGTTCTCAGCAAACCACCTGCCTGTTGCTCATTTGTGTTAGCGGCCATATTGGTTTCATATACATGATGCTAAGAATGCTACtaacggcggtctagtggttagcgtgcagacctcacagctaggagaccagggttcaattccaccctcggagatcgctctgtgtggagtttgcatgttctccccgtgcatgcgtgggtttttccgggtactccggtttcctcccacattccgaagacatgctaggttaattagcgactccaaattgtccataggtatgaatgtgagtgtgaatggttgtttgtctatatgtgccctgtgattggctggccaccagtccagggtgtaaccccgcctctcgccagaagacagctgggataggctccagcattacccttgtgaggataagcagtagaaaatgaatgaatgaatgagttctgctcctattttgtgtgcaagtggtaacttttttgcttcttattttgtctttccttaccctcggccatctttttgtggagtttacatgttctccccgtgtatgcgtgggtttttccgggtactccggtttcctcccacattccgaaaacatgctaggttaattagcgactccaaattgtccataggtatgaatgtgagtgtgaatggttgtttgtctatatgtgccctgtgattggctggccaccagtccaggggtgtaccccgcctctcgcccgaagacagctgggataggctccagcacgacccttgtgaggataagcggtagaaaatgaacgaatgaatgagttttcctcctattttgtgtggaagtggtaactttttggcttcttattttgtctttccccatccTCGGACATCTttttgtggagtttacatgttctccccgtgcatgcgtgggtttttccgggtactccggtttcctcccacattccaaaaacatgctaggttaattagcgactccaaattgtccataggtatgaatgtgagtgtgaatggttgtttgtcgatatgtgccctgtgattggctggcgaccagtccagcgtgtaaccccgcctcttgcccgaagacagctgggataggctccagcatgacccttgtgaggataagtggtcgaaaatgaatgaatgaatgagttctcctcctattttgtgtggaagtggtaactttttggcttcttattttgtctttccccaccctcggccatctttttgtggagtttacatgttctcctcgtgcatgcgtgggttttctccgggtactccggtttcctcccacattccaaaaacatgctaggttaattagcgactccaaattgtccataggtatgaatgtgagtgtgaatggttgtttgtctatatgtgccctgtgattggctggcgaccagtccagggtgtaaccctgcctctcgcccgaagacagctgggataggctccagcacgacccttgtgaggataagcggtcgaaaatgaatgaatgaatgagttctcctcctattttgtgtggaagtggtaacttgttggcttcttatttgttgtacttatttgtatttgttatttaattGTTTGCATGGGTTGTTATGCTTTGTTGCCGTGCTTTCCATGGTTTTAATAGAAGACAAACACAATGTCGTAAATTAGGAAGGAGCTCACAGAGCGCCATGTACACCTTCAGGAGGCAATgtggtttcctttttttttttttttttttttatgacttcaaGATGGCCGAGGACTTCAGAGGGGAAAGTAATAAGTGTAGCAAGGTGGATTCTTGCGGATGCAGAGATTTAAGAGCTTGATTTAAGGGAGCTGTCTGTCACCAACCGGCATACAAATTGGCTCTGAGGTGGATCTAGCATGCACGGGAGATTCCTGTCATTCATATATGTTACATGCGTGTGCAAGAATATGACCGATGGACGCTTTATTAAGTTTGCTTGCATGCGTTTAAATCATAGCTTATTTAGCATTTTATACCCGTATCGTTTTTGACTCCAAAATTTAAGTTTTGAGTTAGCATTGACCGACCTTTGGCTTGTTTCACCAGGGCCCACCAGGACCACCTGGCCCCCAAGGTCCTCCAGGAGAAAAGGTAtgccaatattattattattatcttaaagTGAACATAATGGAGTCAAATTAATATTGTTTATGTTTAAGTTCATACACTAAGAGTGTTTATATGCTTTCATCAGGGGGAGCTCGGTTTACCAGGGCCAGCTGGAGTGGATGGAGAGATGGTACGTAGAGGAAAAGCTGtaacaatactgtacatatattatgGGCTGGTAGCCATTCATTGGTACTTTTTTTGGACGGGGGCCACCAGGGATTTAAAGGTGACATCGGTGAAATGGGACCACCAGGGGATCGAGGAGAAAAGGGAGAGATGGGGCTTTCGGGGCCTGCGGTAAGCAGTCAGATACATTCACTGGTCagtttattaggtacacctggagAATCCaaaaagatattcattcattcattttgtatcgcttatcctcacgagggtcgctggagcctatcccagctgtcttggggcgagaggcggggtgtgagtgtgaatggttgtttgtctatatgtgccctgtgattggctggctggcgaccagtccagggtgtaccccgcctcttgcctgaagacagctgggataggctccagcaccccccacgactctattgaggataagcggtagaaaatgaatgaatgaatgagttctcctcctattttgtgtggaagtggtaacgttttggcttcttatttttgtctttccccaccctcggccatctctgtgtggagtttgcatgttctccccgtgcatgcgtgggttttctccgggtactccggtttcctcccacattccaaaaacatgctaggttaattagcgactccaaattgtccataggtatgaatgcgagtgtgaatggttgtttgtctatatgtgccctgtgattggctggccaacagtccagggtgtaccccgcctcttgcctgaagacagctgggataggctccagcaccccctacgactctattgaggataagcggtagaaaatgaatgaatgaatgagttctcctcctattttgtgtggaagtggtaactttttggctttttattttgtctttccccaccctcggccatctctgtgtgggttttctccgggtactccggtttcctcccacattccaaaaacatgctaggttaattagcgactccaaattgtccataggtatgaatgtgagtgtgaatggttgtttgtctttatgtcgaccagtccagggtgtaccccgcctctcgcctaaagacagctggaataggctccagcaccccctgcgaccctcatgaggataagcggtagaaaatgaatgaatgaatgagttctcctcctattttgtgtggaagtggtgactttttggcttcttatttttgtctttccccaccctcggccatctttttgtggagtttgcatattctccccgtgcatgcgtgagttttctccgggtactccggtttcctcccacattccaaaatcatgctaggtcaattagcgactccaaattgtccataggtatgaatgtgagtgtgaatggttgtttgtctatatgtgccctgtgattgactggccaccagtccagcgtgtaaccccgcctctcgcccaaagatagctaggataggctccagcaactgcCGCTTAAAGCATAAACAGTTTTCAATGAATCTCGCATGTTGTTTCTTAGGGTGTTGATGGACAGAAAGGAGAGAAGGGCGACTGCAGACTGGATGACAACCTGGTGAGTGTCATTTCCTTACTGGGAtgagtactgtatgtactgtatatatatatatatatatttcatatatagagcatcatgtattattgtatgtatattaGCAATTATACATCAGAAAACACCAGACATCACAGCATCACAATGAAAGATGACGTTTCTTTATTCAGGTTCAAATGATTTCCCAACCGGGTCTTCCTGGCCCACCAGGCCCGCCTGGAGTACCCGGGTCCCCTGGAGCTATGGTGAGTTCTCATATCATACAATCATACTGTCAGTATTAGTAgtcatataataattatgttttttaggGGTTGCACGGAATGCCTGGACCTAAGGTGAGTATAAAGTACACAACAACGTAATAATGAAGGTATGACGTGTTACTTGGTACTCATGTTCCTCTACTGCAATGCAGGGGGAGCCAGGATTTGGAATCAGAGGGGAGAAGGGTGACGTTGGTGCACCAGGAACAGACGTGAGTAACGGAATTATTCAGGTTGATTGTTGAGGAATCAAACCATGTGGTatgatgaatgtgtttttatgctccCACTGCAGGGATTAGACGGACTTCCTGGTTCACCTGGATCTCCCGGCCTAGTGGGTCTACCTGGGGCTAAAGGAGAAAGAGTAGGCATCATAATACTAAGACATTTAACACGTTTTCCATGTTATTGTATGAATCCATTGTATGAAtcatgtgttgtgtttacaGGGCAGACCAGGGGAACCTGGACTTGATGTGAGTATCTGGAGTTATGGaatatgatattaatattttagatattttatcCTGAATTGTATGTTATGATGTCATTATTTACAGGGTTTGCCAGGCTCTATGGGAGAGAAAGGAAACAGGGGGGAACGAGGGGAGAAGGTTGGTACAAAATATGCAGAAATgtcaaaaattcattttttttttacacacacctactgtatatactgaTCTATTGCAGTATTTGGCTCAtccaataaattaaaataaaaatatttaatttaaatttaatttaatttaatttaatttaatttaatttaatttaatttaatttaatttaatttaatttaatttaatttaatttaatttaatttaatttaatttaatttaatttaatttaatttaacatctcaccggggtgctggagcctatcccagctgtcttcgggtgagattcagggtacagccaatcacagggcacatatagacaaacaaccattcacactcacattcatacctatggacaatttggagtcgctaattaacctagcatgtttttggaatgtgggaggaaaccggagtacccggagaaaacatccaaactccacacagagatggccaagggtggggaccgacaaaataagaagccaaaaagttaccacttccacacaaaataggaggagaactcattgattcattaattttctaccgcaggggtgatggggggtgctggagcctatcccagctgtctttggacgagaggcggggtacaccctggactggtggccagccaatcacagggcacatatagacaaacaaccattcacactcacattcatacctatggacaatttggagtcgctaattaacctagcatgtttttggaatgtgggaggaaaccggagtacccggagaaaacccactcatgccgagggtgggattgaacccaggtctcctagctgtgaggtctgtgcgctaaccactcgtccgccgtgcagtccaTTGTCGAGTTCACTTtcatttattatgaaaaaatgtatttattatcaatCTTGTGTCATTCAGGGAGACAGAGGAAGCGTCGGAAAGAGAGGACTGAAGGGTCAGAAGGGAGAACAAGGTCCTCCTGGTCTGGACCAACCTTGTCCTGTGGTATGTGACCTccaccgacacacacacacacacacacacacacacacacacacacacaccataccaCCAACCTCTATATCTCCATCTGAGTCCtgaatctatctatctaacgtCCTTCCTCCGAGTTGTGTAACTAACTCTTGCTGACAGGGTTGTGATGACAAAAAAGATGTCTCTCGTGCGGAAGGAGCactctcttctcctcctcctcctcctcttcctccttctgcCCCTGTGGCCCTTTGTCCTGTGGTACGGTATTTCTGCTCTACAGTATTTCTGTTTTTCCTTCCTTACCTCAATCACAACATGTTATGTGTTCTCACTAATAAAGACTATGGAATATTAAAATGGATTTTTTATCTTCTTTTATCTAAAAGTGACAAAAGAGGGaagaaattattaatttttttatcctGACATATAGTATGTGTATAATTTCACACATCGAATAAGCCTGGATTTATTAATTACTTTAATAACTTTAGGATTAACATTATATTAACACCTTATAAACAGTAAACAAACATATCAcatcatatataataacatttgctgattttttaaaaacattctaCTGTCATAGAAgatgaattatatataaatatattcaataaatacaatGTATTAGCTTGTTAATAAGAATTTTTCTATTGTTGTCTCCATGCAGGGACACGACGGGCTGCCCATACCAGGCTGCTGGCACAAGGTACGGTTTGGACGGGCATCTTGTCTATATAATAGCCTTGCATTATGGCTAAGTGAGAGTGGAATGTGTGTGCTGGTTTGATACCGGGAAGACCTACAGTGAGTTTAATGCATGGGTgtacaaaattatatatttaagaaaaacaGCCTATATTGCAGTTTTCTATTATACAGTAGgtgataagagaaaaaaaacatattcgcCGGAATATAagacagctttaaaaaaaatcaattcttGTGGTCTAGAGATTTACTCATGCcggtcagagcttttcttcctgtcactcacacacgcTAGTGACCTGCAGAGAGGCAGCCGCGAGCCAcagttgtcattttaattttaagataaTGGCGATCAGTGAACCAGTCTCATTGtccaccataataataataataataataataataataataataataataataataataataataataataataataataataataataataataataataataataataataataataataataataataataataataactattattattataaaaactcACAATATAAACagtgtatatataatttatatatcaGTAAAAtaacctataataataataattattattatatgttattattatagttattatttttggttcctcacaatatatacagtatatatcattTCAATATCAGTAAAAtaacctataataataatagtaataataataattattattattataaaggttATAGGATATTTATAGTAAAATAatctataataattattattattatattagtaattataatattattataatactcataatattataatatatatttattatattattattattatgtaacatAACCTATAATAGCCtaaacctaataataataataattattgttattattatattaataattatattattattataggtcattttacattattataatatgtattataatttataataataataattaatattattattataggttaTTTTACTGTAAACATCCTATATAACCTATAACCTATATAATAATGAGGTCATCATTGGCTGATAATCTTGATCGAGGTGTCGTACTTCAGGATTAGTCGTGTGATGTTTTACCAGTCAGAGACCAGATGTTGGACACCCCTATTTGTTTCTGTTTTGGTATGACTAAACAACTAACCGTATCCCCTCTGTTGTCTTCTTTTGCAGTGATGACTAACCAGCAGCATGGAATCTGTACATATTGTTATGGTATATATTGCAACTGATtaccttttcattttttatataatatattgaagCATGGACACCTCCACGGTATTATTAAGAACTCCAGAGATCCATgttgtttagaaaaaaaaagcagccacGCTTTAAGGAACTGAACTGGAAGCGGGACCAGATGCATCGTGTTGGGAGTCGAAAGTGTCGTTACTAACAAAGGCTGACCGACACAGGCTGATTGGATG from Doryrhamphus excisus isolate RoL2022-K1 chromosome 23, RoL_Dexc_1.0, whole genome shotgun sequence carries:
- the LOC131110289 gene encoding collagen alpha-1(XXIII) chain isoform X2 — its product is MLHAFISNPHQGKAGRDGYPGPLGLDGKPGPPGLKGSEGPMGPKGEKGDQGDIGPRGDQGQAGPAGPPGPPGPRGPPGNTGKDGPRGPTGEPGFPGRDGIEGPQGSPGKPGEDGEPGYPGPQGPPGAKGEAGVGEKGERGLDGLPGSKGDTGAIGERGPMGFPGAKGIAGSSDIIDFNGKLLDAFQGPPGPPGPQGPPGEKGELGLPGPAGVDGEMGFKGDIGEMGPPGDRGEKGEMGLSGPAGVDGQKGEKGDCRLDDNLVQMISQPGLPGPPGPPGVPGSPGAMGLHGMPGPKGEPGFGIRGEKGDVGAPGTDGLDGLPGSPGSPGLVGLPGAKGERGRPGEPGLDGLPGSMGEKGNRGERGEKGDRGSVGKRGLKGQKGEQGPPGLDQPCPVGCDDKKDVSRAEGALSSPPPPPLPPSAPVALCPVGHDGLPIPGCWHK
- the LOC131110289 gene encoding collagen alpha-1(XXIII) chain isoform X3 — encoded protein: MLHAFISNPHQGKAGRDGYPGPLGLDGKPGPPGLKGSEGPMGPKGEKGDQGDIGPRMVYPRYDHGFLAGDQSSTFQRRFLKGDQGQAGPAGPPGPPGPRGPPGNTGKDGPRGPTGEPGFPGRDGIEGPQGSPGKPGEDGEPGYPGPQGPPGAKGEAGVGEKGERGLDGLPGSKGDTGAIGERGPMGFPGAKGIAGSSDIIDFNGKLLDAFQGPPGPPGPQGPPGEKGELGLPGPAGVDGEMGFKGDIGEMGPPGDRGEKGEMGLSGPAGVDGQKGEKGDCRLDDNLVQMISQPGLPGPPGPPGVPGSPGAMGLHGMPGPKGEPGFGIRGEKGDVGAPGTDGLDGLPGSPGSPGLVGLPGAKGERGRPGEPGLDGLPGSMGEKGNRGERGEKGDRGSVGKRGLKGQKGEQGPPGLDQPCPVGHDGLPIPGCWHK
- the LOC131110289 gene encoding collagen alpha-1(XXIII) chain isoform X1, yielding MLHAFISNPHQGKAGRDGYPGPLGLDGKPGPPGLKGSEGPMGPKGEKGDQGDIGPRGPPNYSTFAGLHSNQILTVKGDQGQAGPAGPPGPPGPRGPPGNTGKDGPRGPTGEPGFPGRDGIEGPQGSPGKPGEDGEPGYPGPQGPPGAKGEAGVGEKGERGLDGLPGSKGDTGAIGERGPMGFPGAKGIAGSSDIIDFNGKLLDAFQGPPGPPGPQGPPGEKGELGLPGPAGVDGEMGFKGDIGEMGPPGDRGEKGEMGLSGPAGVDGQKGEKGDCRLDDNLVQMISQPGLPGPPGPPGVPGSPGAMGLHGMPGPKGEPGFGIRGEKGDVGAPGTDGLDGLPGSPGSPGLVGLPGAKGERGRPGEPGLDGLPGSMGEKGNRGERGEKGDRGSVGKRGLKGQKGEQGPPGLDQPCPVGCDDKKDVSRAEGALSSPPPPPLPPSAPVALCPVGHDGLPIPGCWHK